The proteins below are encoded in one region of Erinaceus europaeus chromosome 15, mEriEur2.1, whole genome shotgun sequence:
- the UMOD gene encoding uromodulin, with amino-acid sequence MGQRFSPSSTQLVVLLTSVTIAAATAALEVGSCAECHGNATCLEDGTVTRCTCREGFSGDGLTCVDLDECALQGAHNCSSDSNCINTPGSYTCTCLDGFRLTPGLGCTDVDECAEPGLSDCHPLATCVNLEGNYSCECPEGYLGDGRHCACAPGSCGRGLDCVPDGYYGGAQGARVCADPCQEHSVLDEYWRSTEYWPGFSCDTNLSGWYRFVGQGGVRLAQSCVPVLRCNTAAPMWLNGSHPSSVDGIVSRTACAHWSGHCCLWDVPVQVKACPGGYYVYNLTAPPECHLAYCTDPSSVEGTCDECSVDEECRSINGMWHCRCKQDLNISDISLLERRLKCGVDNIKVSLSKCQLKSLGFEKVFMYLRDSRCSGFPERGDRDWMSVVTPARHGPCGTVMTRNETHATYSNTLYLADEIIVRDRNIKINFACSFPLDMKVSLQTSLQPMVSALNISVGGTGMFTVRMALFQSPAYLEPFQGPSVALSTEAFLYVGTMLDGGDLSRFVLLMTNCYATPTDNATDILKYFIIQDGCPRVEDSTIQVVENGESPQGRFSVQMFRFAGNYDLVYLHCEVYLCDTVTERCKPTCSRTRLHSGGAIDQTRVLNLGPIKRQSVQAPASRAASSYVGYLKAWLLLLLPMTFTLVAQ; translated from the exons ATGGGCCAGCGTTTCTCTCCCAGCTCCACACAGCTGGTAGTGCTGCTGACTTCTGTCACCATAGCTGCAGCCACTGCTGCCTTGGAAGTAG GAAGCTGCGCTGAGTGTCACGGCAACGCCACCTGCCTGGAGGACGGCACTGTCACCAGgtgcacctgcagggagggcttCTCCGGCGATGGGCTGACCTGCGTGGACCTGGACGAGTGCGCCCTCCAAGGGGCGCACAACTGCTCCTCCGACAGCAACTGCATCAACACGCCCGGCTCCTACACCTGTACATGCCTGGACGGCTTCCGCCTGACGCCCGGCCTTGGTTGCACCGATGTGGATGAGTGCGCGGAACCTGGGCTGAGCGACTGTCACCCCCTGGCCACCTGCGTCAACCTCGAGGGCAACTACTCGTGCGAGTGCCCCGAGGGCTACCTGGGCGACGGGCGGCACTGCGCATGCGCGCCTGGCTCCTGTGGGCGGGGCCTGGACTGTGTGCCCGACGGCTACTATGGCGGCGCGCAGGGGGCGCGGGTGTGCGCGGACCCGTGCCAGGAGCACAGCGTCCTGGACGAGTACTGGCGCAGCACCGAGTACTGGCCGGGCTTCTCCTGCGACACCAACCTGAGCGGCTGGTACCGCTTCGTGGGGCAGGGGGGCGTGCGCCTGGCACAGAGCTGCGTCCCCGTCCTGCGCTGCAACACGGCGGCGCCCATGTGGCTCAATGGCTCGCACCCGTCCAGCGTGGACGGCATCGTCAGCCGCACGGCCTGCGCACACTGGAGCGGCCACTGCTGCCTGTGGGACGTGCCCGTGCAGGTGAAGGCCTGCCCCGGTGGCTACTACGTCTACAACCTCACGGCGCCCCCCGAGTGCCACCTGGCCTACTGCACCG ACCCCAGCTCCGTGGAGGGGACGTGCGACGAGTGCAGCGTGGACGAGGAGTGCCGGTCCATTAATGGGATGTGGCATTGTCGGTGCAAGCAGGACTTGAACATCTCTG ATATCTCACTGCTGGAGCGCAGGCTGAAGTGTGGGGTGGACAACATCAAGGTGTCCCTGAGCAAGTGCCAGCTGAAGAGCCTGGGCTTTGAGAAGGTCTTCATGTACCTGCGTGACAGCCGCTGCTCAGGCTTCCCCGAGCGGGGTGACAGGGACTGGATGTCTGTGGTGACCCCAGCCAGGCATGGCCCCTGTGGGACAGTGATGACG aggAACGAAACCCACGCCACGTACAGCAATACTCTCTACCTGGCAGATGAGATCATCGTCCGCGATCGCAACATCAAGATCAATTTTGCCTGCTCCTTCCCCCTGGACATGAAAGTCAGCCTGCAGACCTCCCTGCAGCCAATGGTCAG CGCCTTGAACATCAGCGTGGGGGGGACTGGCATGTTCACCGTGCGCATGGCGCTCTTCCAGAGCCCCGCCTACCTGGAGCCCTTCCAGGGCCCCTCTGTCGCCCTGTCCACAGAAGCCTTTCTCTACGTGGGCACCATGCTGGACGGAGGCGACCTGTCCCGCTTTGTGCTGCTAATGACCAATTGCTACGCCACGCCCACCGACAACGCCACAGACATCTTGAAGTACTTCATCATTCAGGACGG GTGTCCCCGCGTGGAGGACTCGACCATCCAGGTGGTGGAGAACGGGGAGTCTCCCCAGGGCCGATTTTCTGTCCAGATGTTCCGTTTCGCCGGGAACTATGACCTGGTCTACCTGCATTGTGAAGTGTACCTCTGCGACACGGTGACCGAGAGGTGCAAGCCT acctgctccaggaCCAGGCTTCACAGTGGAGGTGCCATAGACCAGACGCGTGTGCTGAACTTGGGCCCCATCAAACGGCAAA GCGTCCAGGCCCCAGCCTCCAGGGCTGCTTCCAGCTACGTGG GGTATCTgaaggcctggctgctgctgcttctgcccaTGACCTTCACCCTGGTGGCTCAGTGA